From Rhinolophus sinicus isolate RSC01 linkage group LG15, ASM3656204v1, whole genome shotgun sequence, the proteins below share one genomic window:
- the KCNH6 gene encoding voltage-gated inwardly rectifying potassium channel KCNH6 isoform X4, with protein sequence MVRCPRATASSFRCLVDVVPVKNEDGAVIMFILNFEDLAQLLAKRGSRSLSQRLLSPSFLGSEGSHGRSGTQGPGTGRVKYRTISQIPQFTLNFVEFNLEKHRSGSTAEIEIIAPHKVVERTQNVTEKVTQVLSLGADVLPEYKLQAPRIHRGTLLHYSPFKAVWDWLILLLVIYTAVFTPYSAAFLLSDQDESQRGHCSYTCSPLTMVDLVVDIMFVVDIVINFRTTYVNTNDEVVSHPRRIAVHYFKGWFLIDVVAAIPFDLLIFRTGSDETTTLIGLLKTARLLRLVRVARKLDRYSEYGAAVLFLLMCTFALIAHWLACIWYAIGNVERPYLEPKIGWLDSLGAQLGKRYNVSDPASGPSVQDKYVTALYFTFSSLTSVGFGNVSPNTNSEKVFSICVMLIGSLMYASIFGNVSAIIQRLYSGTARYHTQMLRVREFIRFHQIPSPLRQRLEEYFQHAWSYTNGIDMNAVLKGFPECLQADICLHLHRALLQHCPAFRGASKGCLRALAIKFKTAHAPPGDTLVHLGDVLSTLYFISRGSIEILRDDVVVAILGKNDIFGEPVSLHAQPGKSSADVRALTYCDLHKIQRADLLEVLDMYPTFADSFWSKLEVTFNLRDAGGGLQSSPQQAAGSRDHQGFFLSDNQSGAAPSLSLSEASGLWPELLQQVPPRPRHSPPDLQGDPDCWPQELGSRLEQLQAQVNRLESRMSSELSRILQLLQQPLPQGCTGYILGAPASNDLALFPAASETQSPGTSLPQGNLPPAQTSSYGDLDKHGPKRRNSSPRMPHLVVAPDKTLTLSSELEQPEGLPSPLASPLHALEVQGLTCGPRFPSLPDHLGSVPRQLEFQRHGSDPGFVGS encoded by the exons CCTCCAGCTTCCGCTGCCTGGTGGACGTGGTGCCTGTGAAGAACGAGGATGGGGCTGTCATCATGTTCATCCTCAACTTCGAGGACCTGGCCCAGCTCCTGGCCAAGCGTGGGAGCCGCAGCCTGTCCCAGCGCCTGCTGTCCCCGAGCTTCTTGGGATCTG AGGGCTCTCATGGCCGGTCGGGGACCCAGGGGCCTGGCACGGGCAGGGTCAAGTACAGGACCATCAGCCAGATTCCACAGTTCACGCTCAACTTTGTGGAGTTCAACCTGGAGAAGCACCGCTCAGGCTCCACCGCAGAAATTGAGATCATCGCGCCCCACAAGGTGGTGGAGCGGACGCAGAATGTCACCGAGAAGGTCACCCAG gtcctGTCTCTGGGTGCGGATGTGCTGCCAGAGTACAAGCTGCAGGCGCCACGCATCCACCGTGGGACCCTCCTGCACTACAGCCCCTTCAAGGCCGTGTGGGACTGGCTCATCCTGCTGCTGGTCATCTACACGGCTGTCTTCACGCCCTACTCAGCCGCCTTCCTGCTCAGCGACCAGGATGAGTCTCAGCGTGGGCACTGCAGCTACACCTGCAGTCCGCTCACCATGGTGGACCTCGTCGTGGACATCATGTTCGTCGTGGACATTGTCATCAACTTCCGCACCACCTACGTCAACACCAACGATGAGGTGGTCAGCCACCCCCGCCGCATCGCCGTCCACTACTTCAAGGGCTGGTTCCTCATTGACGTGGTGGCTGCCATCCCCTTCGACCTGCTCATCTTCCGCACTGGCTCTGATGAG ACCACAACCCTGATCGGGCTGCTGAAGACAGCACGGCTGCTGCGGCTGGTGCGTGTGGCCCGGAAGCTGGACCGCTACTCTGAGTACGGCGCAGCCGTGCTCTTCCTGCTCATGTGCACCTTTGCGCTCATTGCACACTGGCTGGCCTGCATCTGGTACGCCATCGGCAATGTGGAGCGGCCCTACCTGGAGCCCAAGATCGGCTGGCTGGACAGCCTGGGAGCGCAGCTCGGCAAGCGCTACAATGTCAGTGACCCAGCCTCGGGCCCCTCGGTGCAGGACAAGTATGTCACTGCCCTCTACTTCACCTTCAGCAGCCTCACCAGTGTGGGCTTCGGCAACGTCTCTCCCAACACCAACTCTGAGAAGGTCTTCTCCATCTGTGTCATGCTCATTGGCT cccTCATGTACGCCAGCATCTTTGGCAACGTGTCGGCCATCATCCAGCGCCTGTACTCGGGCACGGCGCGCTACCACACGCAGATGCTGCGCGTCAGGGAGTTCATCCGCTTCCATCAGATCCCCAGCCCGCTGCGGCAGCGCCTGGAAGAGTACTTCCAGCACGCCTGGTCCTACACCAACGGCATCGACATGAACGCG GTGCTGAAGGGCTTCCCTGAGTGCCTGCAGGCCGACATCTGCCTGCACCTGCACCGCGCCCTGCTGCAGCACTGCCCCGCTTTCCGCGGTGCCAGCAAGGGCTGCCTCCGAGCTCTCGCCATCAAGTTCAAGACAGCGCACGCGCCTCCGGGGGACACGCTGGTGCACCTCGGCGACGTGCTCTCCACGCTCTACTTCATCTCCCGCGGCTCCATCGAGATCCTGCGCGACGACGTGGTCGTGGCCATCCTAG GAAAGAACGACATCTTTGGGGAGCCTGTTAGCCTCCATGCGCAGCCAGGCAAGTCCAGTGCAGACGTGCGGGCTCTAACTTACTGCGACCTACACAAGATCCAGCGGGCAGACCTGTTGGAGGTGCTGGACATGTACCCCACCTTTGCAGACAGCTTCTGGAGTAAGCTGGAAGTCACCTTCAACCTGCGGGAC GCAGGTGGCGGTCTCCAGTCATCACCCCAACAGGCTGCAGGCAGCCGGGACCACCAGGGCTTCTTCCTCAGTGACAATCAGTCAG GTGCAGCCCCTTCCCTGAGCCTCTCAGAGGCATCTGGACTCTGGCCTGAGTTGCTGCAGCAAGTGCCCCCAAGACCAAGGCACAGCCCCCCAGACCTTCAGGGAGACCCAGACTGCTGGCCTCAGGAGCTGGGCTCCAGGCTAGAGCAGCTCCAGGCCCAGGTGAACAG GCTGGAGTCCCGCATGTCCTCAGAACTCAGCCGCATCCTGCAGCTCCTTcagcagcccctgccccagggctGCACTGGCTACATTCTGGGAGCCCCTGCCTCCAATGACCTGGCATTGTTTCCTGCGGCCTCAGAGACTCAGAGTCCAGGAACTAGTCTGCCCCAGGGCAATCTGCCCCCTGCACAG ACCTCAAGCTATGGTGACTTGGACAAACATGGGCCGAAGCGCAGGAACTCCTCCCCCAGGATGCCTCACCTGGTCGTGGCACCAGACAAAACTCTGACACTTTCCTCGGAACTGGAGCAGCCTGAGGGGCTCCCGTCACCCCTGGCCTCACCTCTGCATGCTCTGGAGGTACAGGGACTCACCTGTGGTCCCcgcttcccctccctccctgatCACCTCGGCTCTGTCCCCAGGCAGCTGGAGTTCCAGAGACATGGCTCAGATCCTGGATTTGTGGGGAGTTAG
- the KCNH6 gene encoding voltage-gated inwardly rectifying potassium channel KCNH6 isoform X2, translating to MENCAIIYCNDGFCELFGYSRVEVMQQPCTCDFLTGPNTPRSAMSRLAQALLGAEECKVDILYYRKDASSFRCLVDVVPVKNEDGAVIMFILNFEDLAQLLAKRGSRSLSQRLLSPSFLGSEGSHGRSGTQGPGTGRVKYRTISQIPQFTLNFVEFNLEKHRSGSTAEIEIIAPHKVVERTQNVTEKVTQVLSLGADVLPEYKLQAPRIHRGTLLHYSPFKAVWDWLILLLVIYTAVFTPYSAAFLLSDQDESQRGHCSYTCSPLTMVDLVVDIMFVVDIVINFRTTYVNTNDEVVSHPRRIAVHYFKGWFLIDVVAAIPFDLLIFRTGSDETTTLIGLLKTARLLRLVRVARKLDRYSEYGAAVLFLLMCTFALIAHWLACIWYAIGNVERPYLEPKIGWLDSLGAQLGKRYNVSDPASGPSVQDKYVTALYFTFSSLTSVGFGNVSPNTNSEKVFSICVMLIGSLMYASIFGNVSAIIQRLYSGTARYHTQMLRVREFIRFHQIPSPLRQRLEEYFQHAWSYTNGIDMNAVLKGFPECLQADICLHLHRALLQHCPAFRGASKGCLRALAIKFKTAHAPPGDTLVHLGDVLSTLYFISRGSIEILRDDVVVAILGKNDIFGEPVSLHAQPGKSSADVRALTYCDLHKIQRADLLEVLDMYPTFADSFWSKLEVTFNLRDAGGGLQSSPQQAAGSRDHQGFFLSDNQSGAAPSLSLSEASGLWPELLQQVPPRPRHSPPDLQGDPDCWPQELGSRLEQLQAQVNRLESRMSSELSRILQLLQQPLPQGCTGYILGAPASNDLALFPAASETQSPGTSLPQGNLPPAQTSSYGDLDKHGPKRRNSSPRMPHLVVAPDKTLTLSSELEQPEGLPSPLASPLHALEVQGLTCGPRFPSLPDHLGSVPRQLEFQRHGSDPGFVGS from the exons CCTCCAGCTTCCGCTGCCTGGTGGACGTGGTGCCTGTGAAGAACGAGGATGGGGCTGTCATCATGTTCATCCTCAACTTCGAGGACCTGGCCCAGCTCCTGGCCAAGCGTGGGAGCCGCAGCCTGTCCCAGCGCCTGCTGTCCCCGAGCTTCTTGGGATCTG AGGGCTCTCATGGCCGGTCGGGGACCCAGGGGCCTGGCACGGGCAGGGTCAAGTACAGGACCATCAGCCAGATTCCACAGTTCACGCTCAACTTTGTGGAGTTCAACCTGGAGAAGCACCGCTCAGGCTCCACCGCAGAAATTGAGATCATCGCGCCCCACAAGGTGGTGGAGCGGACGCAGAATGTCACCGAGAAGGTCACCCAG gtcctGTCTCTGGGTGCGGATGTGCTGCCAGAGTACAAGCTGCAGGCGCCACGCATCCACCGTGGGACCCTCCTGCACTACAGCCCCTTCAAGGCCGTGTGGGACTGGCTCATCCTGCTGCTGGTCATCTACACGGCTGTCTTCACGCCCTACTCAGCCGCCTTCCTGCTCAGCGACCAGGATGAGTCTCAGCGTGGGCACTGCAGCTACACCTGCAGTCCGCTCACCATGGTGGACCTCGTCGTGGACATCATGTTCGTCGTGGACATTGTCATCAACTTCCGCACCACCTACGTCAACACCAACGATGAGGTGGTCAGCCACCCCCGCCGCATCGCCGTCCACTACTTCAAGGGCTGGTTCCTCATTGACGTGGTGGCTGCCATCCCCTTCGACCTGCTCATCTTCCGCACTGGCTCTGATGAG ACCACAACCCTGATCGGGCTGCTGAAGACAGCACGGCTGCTGCGGCTGGTGCGTGTGGCCCGGAAGCTGGACCGCTACTCTGAGTACGGCGCAGCCGTGCTCTTCCTGCTCATGTGCACCTTTGCGCTCATTGCACACTGGCTGGCCTGCATCTGGTACGCCATCGGCAATGTGGAGCGGCCCTACCTGGAGCCCAAGATCGGCTGGCTGGACAGCCTGGGAGCGCAGCTCGGCAAGCGCTACAATGTCAGTGACCCAGCCTCGGGCCCCTCGGTGCAGGACAAGTATGTCACTGCCCTCTACTTCACCTTCAGCAGCCTCACCAGTGTGGGCTTCGGCAACGTCTCTCCCAACACCAACTCTGAGAAGGTCTTCTCCATCTGTGTCATGCTCATTGGCT cccTCATGTACGCCAGCATCTTTGGCAACGTGTCGGCCATCATCCAGCGCCTGTACTCGGGCACGGCGCGCTACCACACGCAGATGCTGCGCGTCAGGGAGTTCATCCGCTTCCATCAGATCCCCAGCCCGCTGCGGCAGCGCCTGGAAGAGTACTTCCAGCACGCCTGGTCCTACACCAACGGCATCGACATGAACGCG GTGCTGAAGGGCTTCCCTGAGTGCCTGCAGGCCGACATCTGCCTGCACCTGCACCGCGCCCTGCTGCAGCACTGCCCCGCTTTCCGCGGTGCCAGCAAGGGCTGCCTCCGAGCTCTCGCCATCAAGTTCAAGACAGCGCACGCGCCTCCGGGGGACACGCTGGTGCACCTCGGCGACGTGCTCTCCACGCTCTACTTCATCTCCCGCGGCTCCATCGAGATCCTGCGCGACGACGTGGTCGTGGCCATCCTAG GAAAGAACGACATCTTTGGGGAGCCTGTTAGCCTCCATGCGCAGCCAGGCAAGTCCAGTGCAGACGTGCGGGCTCTAACTTACTGCGACCTACACAAGATCCAGCGGGCAGACCTGTTGGAGGTGCTGGACATGTACCCCACCTTTGCAGACAGCTTCTGGAGTAAGCTGGAAGTCACCTTCAACCTGCGGGAC GCAGGTGGCGGTCTCCAGTCATCACCCCAACAGGCTGCAGGCAGCCGGGACCACCAGGGCTTCTTCCTCAGTGACAATCAGTCAG GTGCAGCCCCTTCCCTGAGCCTCTCAGAGGCATCTGGACTCTGGCCTGAGTTGCTGCAGCAAGTGCCCCCAAGACCAAGGCACAGCCCCCCAGACCTTCAGGGAGACCCAGACTGCTGGCCTCAGGAGCTGGGCTCCAGGCTAGAGCAGCTCCAGGCCCAGGTGAACAG GCTGGAGTCCCGCATGTCCTCAGAACTCAGCCGCATCCTGCAGCTCCTTcagcagcccctgccccagggctGCACTGGCTACATTCTGGGAGCCCCTGCCTCCAATGACCTGGCATTGTTTCCTGCGGCCTCAGAGACTCAGAGTCCAGGAACTAGTCTGCCCCAGGGCAATCTGCCCCCTGCACAG ACCTCAAGCTATGGTGACTTGGACAAACATGGGCCGAAGCGCAGGAACTCCTCCCCCAGGATGCCTCACCTGGTCGTGGCACCAGACAAAACTCTGACACTTTCCTCGGAACTGGAGCAGCCTGAGGGGCTCCCGTCACCCCTGGCCTCACCTCTGCATGCTCTGGAGGTACAGGGACTCACCTGTGGTCCCcgcttcccctccctccctgatCACCTCGGCTCTGTCCCCAGGCAGCTGGAGTTCCAGAGACATGGCTCAGATCCTGGATTTGTGGGGAGTTAG
- the KCNH6 gene encoding voltage-gated inwardly rectifying potassium channel KCNH6 isoform X5, which translates to MFILNFEDLAQLLAKRGSRSLSQRLLSPSFLGSEGSHGRSGTQGPGTGRVKYRTISQIPQFTLNFVEFNLEKHRSGSTAEIEIIAPHKVVERTQNVTEKVTQVLSLGADVLPEYKLQAPRIHRGTLLHYSPFKAVWDWLILLLVIYTAVFTPYSAAFLLSDQDESQRGHCSYTCSPLTMVDLVVDIMFVVDIVINFRTTYVNTNDEVVSHPRRIAVHYFKGWFLIDVVAAIPFDLLIFRTGSDETTTLIGLLKTARLLRLVRVARKLDRYSEYGAAVLFLLMCTFALIAHWLACIWYAIGNVERPYLEPKIGWLDSLGAQLGKRYNVSDPASGPSVQDKYVTALYFTFSSLTSVGFGNVSPNTNSEKVFSICVMLIGSLMYASIFGNVSAIIQRLYSGTARYHTQMLRVREFIRFHQIPSPLRQRLEEYFQHAWSYTNGIDMNAVLKGFPECLQADICLHLHRALLQHCPAFRGASKGCLRALAIKFKTAHAPPGDTLVHLGDVLSTLYFISRGSIEILRDDVVVAILGKNDIFGEPVSLHAQPGKSSADVRALTYCDLHKIQRADLLEVLDMYPTFADSFWSKLEVTFNLRDAGGGLQSSPQQAAGSRDHQGFFLSDNQSGAAPSLSLSEASGLWPELLQQVPPRPRHSPPDLQGDPDCWPQELGSRLEQLQAQVNRLESRMSSELSRILQLLQQPLPQGCTGYILGAPASNDLALFPAASETQSPGTSLPQGNLPPAQTSSYGDLDKHGPKRRNSSPRMPHLVVAPDKTLTLSSELEQPEGLPSPLASPLHALEVQGLTCGPRFPSLPDHLGSVPRQLEFQRHGSDPGFVGS; encoded by the exons ATGTTCATCCTCAACTTCGAGGACCTGGCCCAGCTCCTGGCCAAGCGTGGGAGCCGCAGCCTGTCCCAGCGCCTGCTGTCCCCGAGCTTCTTGGGATCTG AGGGCTCTCATGGCCGGTCGGGGACCCAGGGGCCTGGCACGGGCAGGGTCAAGTACAGGACCATCAGCCAGATTCCACAGTTCACGCTCAACTTTGTGGAGTTCAACCTGGAGAAGCACCGCTCAGGCTCCACCGCAGAAATTGAGATCATCGCGCCCCACAAGGTGGTGGAGCGGACGCAGAATGTCACCGAGAAGGTCACCCAG gtcctGTCTCTGGGTGCGGATGTGCTGCCAGAGTACAAGCTGCAGGCGCCACGCATCCACCGTGGGACCCTCCTGCACTACAGCCCCTTCAAGGCCGTGTGGGACTGGCTCATCCTGCTGCTGGTCATCTACACGGCTGTCTTCACGCCCTACTCAGCCGCCTTCCTGCTCAGCGACCAGGATGAGTCTCAGCGTGGGCACTGCAGCTACACCTGCAGTCCGCTCACCATGGTGGACCTCGTCGTGGACATCATGTTCGTCGTGGACATTGTCATCAACTTCCGCACCACCTACGTCAACACCAACGATGAGGTGGTCAGCCACCCCCGCCGCATCGCCGTCCACTACTTCAAGGGCTGGTTCCTCATTGACGTGGTGGCTGCCATCCCCTTCGACCTGCTCATCTTCCGCACTGGCTCTGATGAG ACCACAACCCTGATCGGGCTGCTGAAGACAGCACGGCTGCTGCGGCTGGTGCGTGTGGCCCGGAAGCTGGACCGCTACTCTGAGTACGGCGCAGCCGTGCTCTTCCTGCTCATGTGCACCTTTGCGCTCATTGCACACTGGCTGGCCTGCATCTGGTACGCCATCGGCAATGTGGAGCGGCCCTACCTGGAGCCCAAGATCGGCTGGCTGGACAGCCTGGGAGCGCAGCTCGGCAAGCGCTACAATGTCAGTGACCCAGCCTCGGGCCCCTCGGTGCAGGACAAGTATGTCACTGCCCTCTACTTCACCTTCAGCAGCCTCACCAGTGTGGGCTTCGGCAACGTCTCTCCCAACACCAACTCTGAGAAGGTCTTCTCCATCTGTGTCATGCTCATTGGCT cccTCATGTACGCCAGCATCTTTGGCAACGTGTCGGCCATCATCCAGCGCCTGTACTCGGGCACGGCGCGCTACCACACGCAGATGCTGCGCGTCAGGGAGTTCATCCGCTTCCATCAGATCCCCAGCCCGCTGCGGCAGCGCCTGGAAGAGTACTTCCAGCACGCCTGGTCCTACACCAACGGCATCGACATGAACGCG GTGCTGAAGGGCTTCCCTGAGTGCCTGCAGGCCGACATCTGCCTGCACCTGCACCGCGCCCTGCTGCAGCACTGCCCCGCTTTCCGCGGTGCCAGCAAGGGCTGCCTCCGAGCTCTCGCCATCAAGTTCAAGACAGCGCACGCGCCTCCGGGGGACACGCTGGTGCACCTCGGCGACGTGCTCTCCACGCTCTACTTCATCTCCCGCGGCTCCATCGAGATCCTGCGCGACGACGTGGTCGTGGCCATCCTAG GAAAGAACGACATCTTTGGGGAGCCTGTTAGCCTCCATGCGCAGCCAGGCAAGTCCAGTGCAGACGTGCGGGCTCTAACTTACTGCGACCTACACAAGATCCAGCGGGCAGACCTGTTGGAGGTGCTGGACATGTACCCCACCTTTGCAGACAGCTTCTGGAGTAAGCTGGAAGTCACCTTCAACCTGCGGGAC GCAGGTGGCGGTCTCCAGTCATCACCCCAACAGGCTGCAGGCAGCCGGGACCACCAGGGCTTCTTCCTCAGTGACAATCAGTCAG GTGCAGCCCCTTCCCTGAGCCTCTCAGAGGCATCTGGACTCTGGCCTGAGTTGCTGCAGCAAGTGCCCCCAAGACCAAGGCACAGCCCCCCAGACCTTCAGGGAGACCCAGACTGCTGGCCTCAGGAGCTGGGCTCCAGGCTAGAGCAGCTCCAGGCCCAGGTGAACAG GCTGGAGTCCCGCATGTCCTCAGAACTCAGCCGCATCCTGCAGCTCCTTcagcagcccctgccccagggctGCACTGGCTACATTCTGGGAGCCCCTGCCTCCAATGACCTGGCATTGTTTCCTGCGGCCTCAGAGACTCAGAGTCCAGGAACTAGTCTGCCCCAGGGCAATCTGCCCCCTGCACAG ACCTCAAGCTATGGTGACTTGGACAAACATGGGCCGAAGCGCAGGAACTCCTCCCCCAGGATGCCTCACCTGGTCGTGGCACCAGACAAAACTCTGACACTTTCCTCGGAACTGGAGCAGCCTGAGGGGCTCCCGTCACCCCTGGCCTCACCTCTGCATGCTCTGGAGGTACAGGGACTCACCTGTGGTCCCcgcttcccctccctccctgatCACCTCGGCTCTGTCCCCAGGCAGCTGGAGTTCCAGAGACATGGCTCAGATCCTGGATTTGTGGGGAGTTAG